The Agromyces atrinae genome window below encodes:
- a CDS encoding amino acid ABC transporter ATP-binding protein, which translates to MTDTRLAPSFDGIAVAAPPRRAVSGLIEIRGVSKSYGSHEVLHGIDLTVQPGQVVALLGPSGSGKSTLLRAINHLESIDRGSITIDGQFIGYELRGDRLFELHEAEILRRRTQVGMVFQNFNLFPHLTAIENVTAAPIALKRATKAEALAQARTLLERVGLGDKADHYPRQLSGGQQQRVAIARALALKPNVLLFDEPTSALDPELVGEVLDVIRELAKEGTTLVIVTHEIGFAREVADRVVFLDEGRVIEEGAPAAVLSNPKNARTKEFLRKVL; encoded by the coding sequence ATGACCGACACCCGACTCGCCCCTTCCTTCGACGGGATCGCCGTCGCCGCTCCGCCCCGGCGTGCGGTCAGCGGGCTCATCGAGATCCGCGGCGTCTCGAAGTCGTACGGCTCCCACGAGGTTCTGCACGGCATCGACCTCACGGTGCAGCCCGGCCAGGTCGTCGCGCTCCTCGGCCCGTCGGGGTCGGGCAAGTCGACGCTCCTCCGCGCCATCAACCATCTCGAATCGATCGACCGCGGGTCCATCACGATCGACGGTCAGTTCATCGGATACGAGCTGCGCGGCGATCGCCTCTTCGAGCTGCACGAGGCCGAGATCCTCCGCCGGCGCACGCAGGTCGGCATGGTGTTCCAGAACTTCAACCTGTTCCCGCACCTGACCGCGATCGAGAACGTGACCGCGGCGCCCATCGCCCTCAAGCGTGCGACGAAGGCCGAAGCGCTCGCGCAGGCACGCACCCTGCTCGAGCGTGTGGGCCTCGGCGACAAGGCCGACCACTACCCGCGTCAGCTCTCGGGAGGCCAGCAGCAGCGTGTGGCCATCGCCCGAGCGCTCGCCCTCAAGCCCAACGTGCTGCTCTTCGACGAGCCGACGAGCGCCCTCGACCCCGAACTCGTGGGTGAGGTGCTCGACGTCATCCGCGAGCTCGCGAAGGAGGGCACGACGCTCGTCATCGTGACCCACGAGATCGGCTTCGCCCGCGAGGTCGCCGATCGCGTCGTGTTCCTTGACGAGGGACGCGTCATCGAAGAGGGAGCCCCCGCCGCGGTGCTCTCGAACCCGAAGAACGCACGCACCAAGGAATTCCTGCGCAAGGTGCTCTAG
- a CDS encoding amino acid ABC transporter permease, which produces MTLDTPARAAAPSVAAGATDAASGPPARASQPDKNPFSPPELQVVPTKHWGRWIFSALAIFVAAQFIWSLATNSLYEWNVFGEYFFSPIVTDALVLTLVLTLISGSLGFIIGALLAIARLSGSPLLNSLAWSFIWFFRSVPLVVQLLVWYNLGYLYPKLGLGTPFTTDFWLVSFDTVTLISSFAAATLGLSLHQAAYSAEIIRGGILSVDQGQLEAAAALGLPRRVRFFRIILPQAARAILPNAFNEIIGLVKGTSVVFIVALPELFYTVQVIYNRNQRVIPLLLVAVVWYALITTILSVAQYYIERHYARGSVRVLPPTPIQRARFWVREQWARLDDDEKPASGTPPSDAKDTRS; this is translated from the coding sequence ATGACTCTCGACACACCCGCGCGGGCCGCGGCCCCCAGCGTGGCAGCGGGGGCGACGGATGCCGCGAGCGGACCACCCGCTCGTGCGAGCCAGCCCGACAAGAACCCCTTCTCGCCGCCCGAGCTCCAGGTCGTGCCGACGAAGCACTGGGGCCGCTGGATCTTCAGCGCACTCGCGATCTTCGTCGCCGCACAGTTCATCTGGTCGCTCGCGACGAACTCCCTCTACGAGTGGAACGTCTTCGGCGAGTACTTCTTCAGCCCGATCGTCACCGACGCCCTCGTGCTCACGCTCGTGCTCACGCTCATCTCGGGATCGCTTGGGTTCATCATCGGGGCGCTCCTCGCGATCGCCCGGCTGTCGGGCTCGCCGCTCCTCAACTCGCTCGCGTGGAGCTTCATCTGGTTCTTCCGCTCGGTTCCCCTCGTCGTGCAGCTGCTCGTCTGGTACAACCTCGGATACCTCTACCCGAAGCTCGGCCTCGGTACTCCGTTCACGACCGACTTCTGGCTCGTCTCGTTCGACACGGTGACGCTCATCTCGTCGTTCGCCGCCGCGACGCTCGGACTCTCGCTCCACCAGGCGGCGTACTCCGCCGAGATCATCCGCGGCGGCATCCTCTCGGTCGATCAGGGGCAGCTCGAAGCCGCGGCGGCCCTCGGTCTGCCGCGCCGGGTGCGCTTCTTCCGCATCATCCTGCCCCAGGCCGCGCGGGCGATCCTGCCCAACGCGTTCAACGAGATCATCGGACTCGTGAAGGGCACGTCGGTCGTCTTCATCGTCGCCCTGCCCGAGCTCTTCTACACGGTGCAGGTGATCTACAACCGCAACCAGCGCGTCATCCCGCTGCTGCTCGTCGCGGTCGTCTGGTACGCGCTCATCACGACGATCCTCTCGGTCGCGCAGTACTACATCGAGCGCCACTACGCCCGCGGTTCGGTGCGCGTGCTGCCGCCGACGCCGATCCAGCGTGCACGATTCTGGGTGCGCGAGCAGTGGGCGCGCCTCGACGACGACGAGAAGCCCGCCTCCGGCACCCCTCCCTCCGACGCGAAGGACACCCGCTCATGA
- a CDS encoding DedA family protein, with product MITAAATTSDHGFTGLTGFAADVLTALGDVGVGLLVFVEVLIPPIPSEVILPFAGYLSQSGELNLVALILWATLASVLGALLLYGLGAWIGMTRAIMMIAATRLVSRSDLERGAEWFATRGQWSVLVGRMIPGIRSLISIPAGAARMNLVVFVLYTAIGSGIWNSLLIGVGAALGTQHEALEQYLGYIDYVVYAAIAVGLVVLVVRRYREVTLAKRQGILE from the coding sequence GTGATCACCGCTGCCGCAACCACCTCCGACCACGGTTTCACGGGGCTGACCGGGTTCGCCGCCGATGTGCTCACCGCTCTCGGTGACGTCGGTGTGGGCCTGCTCGTCTTCGTCGAGGTCCTCATCCCGCCGATCCCGAGCGAGGTGATCCTGCCGTTCGCGGGCTACCTCAGCCAGTCGGGCGAACTCAACCTCGTCGCGCTCATCCTGTGGGCGACCCTCGCGTCGGTGCTCGGGGCGCTGCTGCTCTACGGCCTCGGCGCCTGGATCGGCATGACGCGCGCCATCATGATGATCGCCGCGACCCGGCTCGTCAGCCGCTCCGACCTCGAACGCGGTGCCGAGTGGTTCGCGACGCGCGGCCAGTGGTCGGTGCTCGTGGGTCGCATGATCCCCGGCATCCGGAGCCTCATCTCGATCCCCGCGGGGGCGGCTCGCATGAATCTCGTCGTGTTCGTGCTCTACACGGCGATCGGTTCGGGCATCTGGAACTCGCTCCTCATCGGAGTGGGCGCGGCGCTCGGCACGCAGCACGAGGCCCTCGAGCAGTACCTCGGCTACATCGACTACGTCGTCTACGCCGCGATCGCGGTGGGACTCGTCGTGCTCGTCGTGCGCCGCTACCGCGAGGTGACGCTCGCGAAGCGCCAGGGCATCCTCGAGTGA
- a CDS encoding GNAT family N-acetyltransferase yields MTSPVLIREAQPSEYDAVGRLTEEGFATGPYGHLPVSEERRRLVTDVAARAASGVVLVAESDSALVGTVTVVRAGTPQARLATGDEAELRLLAVSPAARGLGLGRALANAAQEVALEWGAPAIVLDTGSLNLTAQSLYDSLGYERLRSHADPDGRITHVDYRLPLAARDDVVVRLVRPDEYEAVADLSERAYTIEYEISDDYLASIRDIESRAIEHQVWVAADAASGALLGTVATPRRGNTISPLAQDGELDFRLLAVDPVARGRGIGDILTRHTIEIARLRGLERVVMNSGPQMVGAHRLYEKVGFGRLSERERIIEVGGRSFLLLAFTIDVPVRLRLDEKIAG; encoded by the coding sequence GTGACATCCCCCGTTCTGATTCGTGAAGCGCAGCCGAGCGAGTACGACGCCGTCGGCCGACTGACCGAAGAGGGCTTCGCGACCGGACCGTACGGCCACCTGCCGGTCTCGGAGGAGCGTCGCCGCCTCGTCACGGATGTCGCCGCGCGTGCCGCGTCGGGCGTCGTGCTCGTCGCCGAGAGCGACAGTGCTCTCGTCGGGACCGTCACCGTCGTGCGCGCCGGTACGCCGCAGGCGCGCCTCGCGACGGGCGACGAGGCCGAACTCCGACTCCTCGCCGTCTCGCCCGCCGCACGCGGACTCGGTCTCGGCCGCGCCCTCGCGAATGCCGCTCAGGAGGTCGCCCTCGAGTGGGGCGCCCCCGCGATCGTGCTCGACACGGGGTCGCTCAACCTCACCGCGCAGTCGCTCTACGACAGCCTCGGCTACGAGCGGCTCCGGAGCCACGCCGACCCCGACGGTCGCATCACGCACGTCGACTACCGGCTGCCCCTCGCTGCGCGAGACGACGTCGTCGTACGTCTCGTGCGCCCCGACGAATACGAGGCCGTCGCCGACCTCTCGGAGCGCGCCTACACGATCGAGTACGAGATCTCCGACGACTACCTCGCGTCGATCCGCGACATCGAGTCGCGGGCGATCGAGCACCAGGTGTGGGTGGCAGCGGACGCCGCGAGCGGAGCCCTCCTCGGAACCGTCGCGACGCCGCGCCGCGGCAACACCATCTCGCCGCTCGCCCAGGACGGCGAGCTCGACTTCCGGCTGCTCGCAGTCGACCCCGTCGCGCGCGGGCGTGGCATCGGCGACATCCTCACCCGTCACACGATCGAGATCGCGAGACTCCGCGGCCTCGAACGTGTCGTCATGAACTCGGGCCCGCAGATGGTCGGCGCCCATCGGCTCTACGAGAAGGTCGGCTTCGGTCGGTTGAGCGAACGGGAGCGCATCATCGAGGTCGGCGGCCGCAGCTTCCTGCTGCTCGCCTTCACGATCGACGTTCCGGTGCGCCTCCGGCTCGATGAGAAGATCGCGGGATGA
- a CDS encoding ABC transporter substrate-binding protein translates to MAINKKKVAVIVGGVAAVAIVGGAITAFALNSGNSAEAEAAPEATEAAAETSIVQFDLTSKNADDRPRIDPVPEAVEALEASGFTPIDPGKLTVVGSAYIPPLSFLAEDDNVTRLGSEADFAQLIADGLGLELKTEIAAWADWPLGIQSGKYDLITSNVTVTEERKDLFDFATYRDDVLGFYVKADSDIDSISEAKDVAGLSIVVGSGTNQEKILLAWDEENKAAGLDPVDFQYYEDDAAATLAVQSGRVDATFGPNATAAYKAATDGKTKLVGQLNGGFPDNAQIAAGTAKDNGLIEAVNIVLNYAIENGEYDAILERWGLESEAVKTSEINPPGLPRP, encoded by the coding sequence ATGGCAATCAACAAGAAGAAGGTGGCGGTCATCGTCGGTGGCGTCGCCGCCGTCGCGATCGTCGGCGGTGCGATCACCGCATTCGCACTCAACAGCGGCAACTCGGCTGAGGCGGAGGCGGCTCCTGAGGCGACGGAGGCCGCCGCAGAGACGTCGATCGTGCAGTTCGACCTCACGAGCAAGAACGCCGACGACCGGCCGCGCATCGACCCCGTTCCCGAGGCCGTCGAGGCGCTCGAGGCGAGCGGCTTCACGCCCATCGACCCGGGCAAGCTCACCGTCGTCGGCAGCGCGTACATCCCGCCGCTGTCCTTCCTCGCGGAAGACGACAACGTCACCCGCCTCGGCAGCGAGGCCGACTTCGCGCAGCTCATCGCCGATGGTCTCGGCCTCGAGCTGAAGACCGAGATCGCCGCATGGGCCGACTGGCCCCTCGGCATCCAGTCGGGCAAGTACGACCTCATCACCTCGAACGTCACGGTCACCGAAGAGCGCAAGGACCTCTTCGACTTCGCGACCTACCGCGATGACGTGCTCGGCTTCTACGTGAAGGCCGACAGCGATATCGACTCGATCTCCGAGGCGAAGGACGTCGCCGGCCTCTCGATCGTCGTCGGCTCCGGCACCAACCAGGAGAAGATCCTGCTCGCGTGGGACGAGGAGAATAAGGCCGCCGGGCTCGACCCCGTGGACTTCCAGTACTACGAGGACGACGCCGCAGCGACGCTCGCCGTGCAGTCGGGACGCGTCGACGCGACGTTCGGTCCGAACGCGACGGCCGCGTACAAGGCCGCGACCGACGGCAAGACGAAGCTCGTCGGCCAGCTCAACGGTGGATTCCCCGACAACGCGCAGATCGCTGCGGGTACCGCGAAGGACAACGGCCTCATCGAAGCCGTCAACATCGTGCTGAACTACGCGATCGAGAACGGCGAGTACGACGCCATCCTCGAGCGCTGGGGCCTCGAGAGCGAGGCCGTGAAGACGTCCGAGATCAACCCTCCCGGATTGCCGCGCCCGTAG
- a CDS encoding FAD-dependent oxidoreductase, which translates to MSSTDVVVIGGGAMGSSAAWQLARRGRSVTLLERFSPGHTHGASHGASRNFNVSYGDPDHIALLVESLPLWRELEAETGAHLLDQVGIVNHGDFPDIDGVHESLAAAGIPSEFLPAEEAARRWPGIRFTTRVLHTPTAGRLNADASVAALQRAAAAHGADVRHDTRVLGIEVIGDDHVRVTTETETIDARRAIVTAGAWTSSLLGGIVDLPALVVTQEQPAHFALLDDSFEWPGFNHRPTATEDDWWYSGVYGMFTPGEGVKAGWHGTGPVVDPDRRDYTAEPAQAEALRRYAREWLPGADADSATWISCTYTTTPDSVFVLDSSGPITVGAGFSGHGFKFTPAVGRVLADLTDGRPAPGTFSLQRFA; encoded by the coding sequence ATGAGTTCAACAGACGTCGTCGTCATCGGTGGTGGCGCGATGGGGTCCTCCGCGGCCTGGCAACTCGCCCGCCGCGGCCGTTCGGTGACCCTCCTCGAGCGTTTCTCGCCGGGGCACACGCACGGTGCATCGCACGGCGCATCACGCAACTTCAACGTCAGTTACGGCGACCCCGACCACATCGCGCTGCTCGTCGAGTCCCTCCCGCTGTGGCGTGAACTCGAGGCCGAGACGGGGGCACACCTGCTCGATCAGGTCGGCATCGTGAACCACGGGGACTTCCCCGACATCGACGGAGTGCACGAGTCACTCGCCGCCGCCGGCATCCCGAGCGAGTTCCTGCCCGCCGAGGAAGCGGCGCGGCGCTGGCCCGGCATCCGTTTCACGACGCGCGTGCTGCACACGCCGACGGCGGGGCGGCTGAACGCCGACGCGTCGGTCGCCGCCCTGCAGCGGGCGGCCGCCGCGCACGGCGCCGACGTGCGTCACGACACGCGAGTGCTCGGCATCGAGGTCATCGGCGACGATCACGTGCGCGTGACCACCGAGACCGAGACGATCGATGCGCGCCGCGCGATCGTGACCGCCGGCGCCTGGACCTCGAGCCTGCTCGGCGGCATCGTCGACCTGCCGGCGCTCGTCGTCACGCAGGAGCAGCCCGCCCACTTCGCGCTCCTCGACGACTCGTTCGAGTGGCCCGGCTTCAACCATCGCCCTACGGCGACCGAGGACGACTGGTGGTACTCGGGCGTCTACGGCATGTTCACTCCGGGCGAGGGGGTCAAGGCCGGCTGGCACGGAACGGGGCCCGTCGTCGACCCCGACCGACGCGACTACACCGCCGAACCCGCGCAGGCCGAGGCACTGCGCCGCTACGCGCGCGAGTGGCTTCCGGGGGCGGACGCCGACTCGGCGACCTGGATCAGCTGTACGTATACGACGACCCCCGACTCGGTATTCGTGCTCGACAGCTCGGGCCCGATCACCGTCGGCGCCGGGTTCTCGGGCCACGGCTTCAAGTTCACTCCCGCGGTCGGCCGGGTTCTCGCCGACCTCACCGACGGGCGACCCGCGCCCGGCACGTTCTCTCTGCAGAGGTTCGCATGA
- a CDS encoding GNAT family N-acetyltransferase: MTIDTPPTSTAAPAAELLDVDWFDPRAVELRAAMDVEMGERYGDRSLADLGEEALTAFVIDPDDMIATVIAVVDGVPVGHAALRALGDEFELKRLVTLEGYRGRGISRALIERIEAIARERGGTRVILQTGDRQPDAVRLYEWLGYEPIPIFAPYEPITFSRCFARSII, encoded by the coding sequence ATGACGATCGACACCCCGCCGACATCCACCGCCGCACCCGCCGCCGAGCTTCTCGACGTCGACTGGTTCGATCCGCGCGCCGTCGAGCTGCGTGCCGCGATGGATGTCGAGATGGGCGAGCGCTACGGCGACCGCTCACTCGCCGATCTCGGCGAGGAGGCGCTCACGGCGTTCGTGATCGACCCCGACGACATGATCGCGACGGTCATCGCCGTCGTCGACGGCGTGCCGGTGGGTCATGCTGCGCTCCGCGCCCTCGGCGACGAGTTCGAGCTGAAGCGCCTCGTGACCCTCGAGGGCTACCGCGGCCGCGGCATCTCGCGTGCGCTCATCGAACGCATCGAGGCGATCGCGCGCGAGCGCGGCGGCACCCGCGTCATCCTGCAGACCGGCGACCGCCAGCCCGATGCCGTGCGCCTCTACGAGTGGCTCGGCTACGAACCCATCCCGATCTTCGCCCCCTACGAGCCGATCACGTTCTCGCGCTGCTTCGCCCGCTCGATCATCTGA